The proteins below come from a single Papaver somniferum cultivar HN1 chromosome 11, ASM357369v1, whole genome shotgun sequence genomic window:
- the LOC113324344 gene encoding uncharacterized protein LOC113324344 codes for MSACQPVHTPIEERVKLCIEPDQVPVDKGIYQRLVGILMYLSHTSPDLAYALIVVSQFMHNPGEQHMDVVMRILRYLKSAHGKGILFSKNKDFRRIVAYTDSYYAGEIDGRRSTAGYFTFVGGNLVTWRSKKQDVVSRSSA; via the coding sequence ATGTCAGCATGTCAACCAGTCCATACACCTATTGAAGAAAGGGTGAAACTATGTATTGAGCCTGATCAAGTACCTGTTGATAAAGGAATATATCAAAGACTTGTGGGAATATTGATGTATCTATCTCACACGAGTCCAGATCTTGCTTATGCACTTATTGTTGTTAGCCAATTTATGCACAATCCAGGCGAGCAACACATGGATGTAGTTATGCGTATCTTGCGATATTTGAAGTCTGCTCATGGAAAAgggattttattctctaaaaataAAGATTTTCGAAGAATTGTGGCATATACAGATTCATACTATGCaggagaaatagatggaagacgTTCCACTGCGGGCTACTTTACCTTTGTGGGGGGTAACCTAGTTACATGGAGAAGCAAAAAACAGGATGTTGTTTCACGTTCAAGTGCATAG